Proteins encoded within one genomic window of Aerococcus viridans:
- a CDS encoding gamma-glutamyl-gamma-aminobutyrate hydrolase family protein — protein MNNKVSTYKRIIGVTGNHNALDHDWDEFMRDYSPHGYSKSLTMAGHMPIIIPLQEDLALAEQYVANLDGLVFTGGQDVSPLLYGREPSPRLQSVYPPRDRWERALFEAATKKNIPILAICRGFQLINILLNGTVYQDLSEYPIGQANAVQHIQNWSRMHFPHHSIKLEKGSIISNLFDNPKTLLINTYHHQVIEDLSPLLKATAWANDGVIESYEVDKSKSTYNILGVQWHPEMMTDNLEDNMLPIFEWFHNF, from the coding sequence CGTTACTGGGAACCACAATGCACTTGATCATGATTGGGATGAATTTATGCGTGATTATAGTCCGCATGGTTATAGTAAATCATTAACTATGGCTGGCCATATGCCAATTATTATCCCATTACAAGAAGACTTAGCTTTGGCAGAACAATATGTTGCTAATCTGGATGGCTTAGTTTTTACTGGTGGTCAAGACGTTTCCCCGCTATTATATGGTCGTGAACCTTCCCCTAGGTTGCAAAGTGTCTATCCCCCACGAGATCGTTGGGAACGGGCGCTATTTGAAGCTGCCACCAAAAAGAATATCCCGATATTAGCTATTTGCCGCGGTTTCCAGTTAATTAACATTTTGTTGAATGGTACCGTCTATCAAGACTTGAGCGAATACCCCATCGGTCAAGCAAATGCTGTTCAACACATTCAGAATTGGAGTCGCATGCACTTCCCACACCACTCAATCAAATTGGAAAAAGGGTCTATCATCAGCAACCTGTTTGATAATCCAAAAACACTGCTGATCAATACCTATCACCACCAAGTGATTGAAGACCTATCACCCCTACTTAAGGCAACAGCCTGGGCCAATGATGGGGTCATTGAATCCTATGAAGTGGACAAGTCCAAATCAACCTATAATATTTTAGGGGTACAGTGGCATCCGGAAATGATGACAGATAACCTTGAAGACAATATGCTACCAATATTTGAATGGTTCCACAATTTCTAA
- a CDS encoding MetQ/NlpA family ABC transporter substrate-binding protein: MKFRKLLWLFILPFLVACGVTAGSGEASESSTASDKTTSSSETNDIESASDEVVNLKVGVVSAIAEDIWQNVADRLEENETNINLEVVLFNDFATANTALVEGDIDLNNFQYIPFMYTFNQEQTQGQEIRPIAFTLVSRLGLFSSDDAIDSLEDIPDNAALGMNDDAVSIGYIMNFLDANGVITLADDASTIPTEDEIVENPKNIQFNYMPAAQLPRALPDLDLAVSAVAYFVDAGMTVDDAIILEDPEQTPPEYFLSIAVREDELDDPNLQTIVDTYMTPETDEYAASINPIYTPVWQLGIDANQIYEDYAAELENQ; this comes from the coding sequence ATGAAGTTTAGAAAATTATTGTGGTTGTTTATCCTACCTTTCCTTGTAGCCTGTGGTGTAACAGCTGGCTCTGGGGAAGCTAGTGAAAGTAGTACAGCAAGCGACAAGACAACAAGCTCAAGTGAAACTAATGATATAGAAAGTGCTAGTGACGAAGTGGTCAACTTAAAAGTCGGTGTAGTGTCCGCCATCGCGGAAGACATTTGGCAAAATGTTGCTGACCGTTTAGAAGAAAACGAAACGAATATTAACCTTGAAGTCGTTCTTTTCAATGATTTCGCCACTGCCAATACAGCCTTAGTTGAAGGCGATATTGATTTAAATAATTTCCAATATATCCCCTTCATGTATACCTTTAACCAAGAACAAACGCAAGGCCAGGAAATTCGTCCTATTGCCTTTACCTTAGTTTCTCGTTTAGGCCTATTTTCTAGTGATGATGCCATTGATTCGCTTGAAGATATTCCAGACAATGCAGCATTAGGGATGAATGATGATGCTGTTAGCATCGGTTATATCATGAATTTCTTAGATGCTAATGGCGTAATCACCTTAGCTGACGACGCGAGCACTATCCCTACCGAAGATGAAATTGTAGAGAATCCAAAAAATATTCAATTCAACTATATGCCAGCTGCCCAGCTACCACGTGCTTTACCTGATTTAGACTTGGCTGTGTCTGCTGTGGCTTACTTTGTAGACGCTGGTATGACCGTTGATGACGCCATCATTTTAGAAGATCCAGAACAAACACCGCCAGAATACTTCCTATCGATTGCAGTGAGAGAAGATGAGCTAGACGATCCTAACTTACAAACCATTGTTGATACTTATATGACGCCGGAAACCGATGAATACGCGGCTTCTATTAACCCAATCTACACCCCAGTTTGGCAACTTGGTATCGACGCTAATCAAATCTATGAAGACTATGCTGCTGAACTAGAAAATCAATAA
- a CDS encoding ATP-binding cassette domain-containing protein gives MLELKNLKKTYEVGDTVTHALNDVSLAFRKQEFVAILGPSGSGKTTLLNMIGGLDQYDSGDMVINGQSTKNFKDIDWDAYRNNSIGFVFQSYNIISHLDVLSNVELGMTLSGVAKEEKREKAKNALIRVGLEDHMHKQPNQLSGGQMQRVAIARALANDPDVLLCDEPTGALDSETGQQIMGLIQELATEKLVIMVTHDGELAHQYANRIINFKDGEVLNDSNPYDNENADAILDMRRTGMSYLTALNLSFKNIMTKKGRTFITSFASSIGIISIAVVLSLSNGFQKQIDSTQAETSAQFPVTISQVAQDASNFTLSTEEETEYPDGNTVIANEDPASARQHENDITTDLVEYVKDIDPALTEALNYTYSAQLNLLRDVDGEVEQVAFSNYAQDSATGDIQSFYATSSGIGASTFPEATSGDENAFLTENYDVLAGELPSEETDIVLVVDEYNKVNLNALNNLGFDYENGDEITFEDIVGIQVVVASNDAYYQELPTGLYMPNQDLNAVYDNENNQTLRVSAVIRPKEDATMAILTEGINYSNALTETVIENNQNSAIVQAQNDSDSSVLTGESLDEAGKEQVLTALGANAIPSSIMIYPKNFETKDNVLAYLDAYNEGKSEDEKILYTDLAGTMTELTGGIMDATTYVLVAFAGISLVTSMIMIGIITYTSVLERTKEIGVLKALGARKKDITRVFDSETLILGVLSGLIGVGTAYLLTFPINILIESLTDLKNVAILDPVHAVVLLIISTVLTVIGGHIPARMAAKKDAAEALRAD, from the coding sequence ATGCTTGAATTAAAAAACCTCAAGAAAACGTATGAAGTGGGCGATACGGTAACACATGCTTTAAATGATGTATCGTTAGCTTTTAGAAAACAAGAATTCGTTGCCATCTTAGGGCCTTCAGGTTCAGGGAAAACAACACTTTTAAATATGATTGGTGGTTTAGACCAGTATGACTCTGGTGATATGGTGATCAACGGCCAGTCAACTAAAAACTTTAAAGACATCGATTGGGACGCTTACCGGAATAATTCAATCGGGTTTGTTTTCCAGTCATATAATATTATCAGCCATTTAGATGTCTTATCTAACGTTGAATTAGGGATGACTTTATCTGGTGTGGCGAAAGAAGAGAAACGGGAAAAAGCGAAAAACGCTTTGATTCGTGTGGGCTTAGAGGACCATATGCACAAGCAACCCAACCAATTATCTGGTGGACAAATGCAACGTGTGGCGATTGCGCGTGCTTTAGCCAATGATCCGGATGTATTATTATGTGACGAGCCAACAGGTGCTTTGGATTCTGAAACTGGTCAACAAATTATGGGCTTGATCCAGGAATTAGCGACTGAAAAATTGGTGATCATGGTTACGCATGATGGGGAATTAGCTCACCAATACGCCAACCGTATCATTAATTTTAAAGATGGGGAAGTACTAAATGACTCAAATCCTTACGATAATGAGAACGCGGATGCAATTTTAGATATGCGCCGTACGGGTATGTCTTACCTAACCGCTTTAAACCTTTCCTTTAAAAATATCATGACCAAAAAAGGGCGGACCTTTATCACATCCTTCGCTTCAAGTATTGGGATTATTTCAATTGCGGTTGTCCTATCTCTATCAAACGGTTTCCAAAAGCAGATTGATTCAACCCAGGCGGAAACAAGTGCTCAATTCCCGGTAACCATATCACAAGTGGCACAAGATGCCTCTAATTTCACACTATCAACTGAAGAAGAAACGGAATACCCAGATGGCAATACCGTAATTGCCAACGAAGACCCAGCTTCAGCTCGTCAACATGAGAATGACATTACCACTGATTTAGTTGAGTACGTGAAAGACATCGACCCAGCCTTGACTGAGGCTTTAAACTATACTTATTCTGCCCAGTTGAACCTTTTACGCGATGTAGATGGGGAAGTTGAGCAAGTTGCCTTTTCTAATTACGCTCAAGATTCAGCTACCGGTGACATCCAAAGTTTCTATGCGACATCATCAGGTATAGGGGCTTCTACCTTCCCAGAGGCTACTTCTGGCGATGAGAATGCCTTTTTAACGGAAAACTACGACGTGCTTGCAGGAGAATTACCATCTGAAGAAACGGATATTGTTCTAGTAGTTGACGAATACAACAAGGTCAACTTAAATGCCTTGAATAATCTAGGATTCGACTATGAAAATGGCGACGAAATTACCTTTGAAGACATCGTCGGTATCCAAGTAGTGGTCGCTTCAAATGACGCTTACTATCAAGAATTACCAACTGGTCTATACATGCCAAACCAAGATTTAAATGCTGTTTACGATAACGAGAACAATCAGACATTACGCGTATCAGCTGTTATCCGGCCAAAAGAAGATGCCACTATGGCGATCTTAACTGAAGGGATCAACTATTCAAACGCTTTGACTGAAACAGTGATTGAAAATAATCAAAATTCAGCTATCGTTCAAGCACAAAATGATAGCGACAGTTCAGTTCTTACAGGCGAAAGTTTAGATGAAGCTGGTAAAGAACAAGTCTTAACTGCACTTGGCGCTAACGCAATCCCGTCATCTATCATGATTTACCCTAAAAACTTTGAAACGAAAGATAACGTTCTTGCTTATTTAGATGCATACAACGAAGGCAAATCTGAAGATGAGAAGATCCTTTATACAGATTTAGCGGGTACCATGACTGAATTAACTGGCGGTATTATGGACGCAACAACTTACGTGCTAGTTGCCTTTGCCGGTATCTCGTTAGTGACTTCAATGATTATGATTGGGATTATCACCTATACATCAGTTCTTGAACGTACTAAAGAAATCGGTGTTCTTAAAGCCTTAGGTGCTCGAAAAAAAGACATTACCCGTGTATTTGACTCTGAGACTTTAATCCTAGGTGTGCTTTCTGGCTTAATTGGTGTTGGAACTGCTTACTTATTGACATTCCCAATCAATATACTGATTGAATCCTTAACAGACCTTAAAAATGTAGCCATTTTAGACCCAGTACATGCAGTTGTATTATTGATCATTTCAACTGTTTTAACAGTTATTGGTGGTCATATTCCAGCACGGATGGCAGCGAAGAAAGACGCCGCTGAAGCCTTGCGCGCTGATTAA
- a CDS encoding TetR/AcrR family transcriptional regulator translates to MTISNKSLQTRENIKSSLLKLMEAQPFTSITIQDIVKEADLNRSSFYRYFDDKYAVVEEIENEIIDNLKNEAIGQVEELFAQTSKYEVLFYILNKFSKDTTRSSILLGENGDPSFVHKMTKSVKVNFPTDVRQMEIPSKYDELANDLKASAVINFLAKFEAYNKKYTIEEIAYFFSLI, encoded by the coding sequence ATGACTATAAGCAATAAATCATTACAAACACGCGAAAACATCAAATCATCCCTTCTAAAATTAATGGAAGCCCAACCCTTCACCAGCATCACTATTCAAGATATCGTCAAAGAGGCTGATCTAAACCGGTCGTCTTTCTACCGTTATTTTGATGATAAATACGCCGTGGTTGAAGAAATCGAAAATGAAATTATCGATAATTTAAAAAACGAGGCTATTGGTCAAGTTGAAGAGTTGTTCGCTCAAACAAGTAAATACGAGGTGCTTTTTTATATTCTGAACAAATTTTCCAAAGATACTACCCGATCAAGCATCCTTTTAGGCGAAAATGGCGACCCCTCCTTCGTCCATAAAATGACCAAGTCTGTTAAAGTAAATTTCCCAACCGATGTGAGACAAATGGAAATTCCTAGTAAATATGATGAATTAGCCAATGATTTGAAGGCCTCTGCCGTCATCAATTTCTTGGCTAAATTTGAAGCGTACAATAAGAAATATACCATCGAAGAAATTGCCTACTTCTTTTCATTGATCTAG
- a CDS encoding glycine cleavage system protein H, which yields MHKVYSKEGLYLEEQADGTVRIGLSSYGSDAVGEVSYFAFFNDRELVAGEPFFSVEGSKAVTDMLAPISADIVSKNESLTDQPELLNEDDESLKWLVVTKSNHAIKWSEFLSEDQPIEN from the coding sequence ATGCATAAAGTTTATAGTAAAGAGGGCTTGTACCTTGAAGAGCAAGCTGACGGCACAGTTCGTATCGGCCTTTCTTCTTACGGTTCAGATGCAGTTGGTGAGGTTTCTTACTTCGCCTTCTTCAATGATCGTGAGTTAGTTGCGGGTGAGCCATTTTTCTCAGTTGAAGGGTCTAAAGCTGTCACAGACATGCTAGCACCAATCTCAGCAGATATTGTTTCGAAAAATGAATCATTAACGGACCAACCTGAATTGCTGAATGAAGATGACGAAAGCCTTAAATGGTTGGTTGTCACAAAAAGCAATCACGCAATCAAGTGGTCGGAATTCTTATCTGAAGATCAACCGATTGAAAACTAA
- a CDS encoding FtsW/RodA/SpoVE family cell cycle protein, with product MEKRSSNRRLKKKPTSRVDITIVICVTLLALVSIVTIFSTTYLQYDSGSYSQTIMQIAWFAVGAVAAAIVMQLDRKTLYHFAPVAYGFGLVLLVLVLIFYDRELAVTNGAHSWITIGPLSLQPSELMKVAYIIMMAYLVQGYNDEGRRLGIEDMVMMERVKFDARFLLKITLWTIPPVALIIAQNDLGTTLVFLMMFIGVIFVSGITWYIILPAFLSFAVIALILIILVVYQRDLLYALGFQDYQFARIDSWLNPFGNSANESYQLAQSLKAIGSGGLLGKGLGQFQVHVPVRESDMIFSTIGENFGFLGSSFVVLLYFILIFQMISVAFRAHDAFYASMVSGVVMMFTFHIVENIGMSIGLLPLTGIPLPLISAGGTALLTSMLSIGLILSIKYNEGLDDEHLSKNPVVKAIRWVNRLIPQNLIDKLT from the coding sequence TTGGAAAAACGTTCGTCAAATCGGCGATTAAAGAAGAAACCAACGAGTAGAGTCGATATCACTATCGTCATATGCGTCACGTTGTTAGCTTTGGTGAGTATCGTGACTATTTTTTCAACGACATATTTACAATATGATTCAGGGTCCTATTCCCAAACCATTATGCAAATAGCTTGGTTTGCGGTTGGGGCTGTAGCAGCAGCTATAGTGATGCAGCTTGACCGGAAAACCTTGTATCACTTTGCACCGGTAGCTTACGGGTTCGGGCTAGTTTTACTCGTATTAGTATTGATTTTCTATGACCGTGAATTAGCCGTGACCAATGGGGCGCATTCATGGATTACCATTGGACCGTTATCTCTTCAACCTTCAGAGTTAATGAAGGTTGCTTATATCATCATGATGGCTTATTTAGTTCAAGGCTACAATGATGAAGGCCGTCGTCTTGGTATTGAAGACATGGTCATGATGGAACGAGTTAAATTTGATGCGCGATTCTTATTAAAAATTACTTTATGGACTATCCCACCGGTTGCTTTAATCATTGCACAGAATGACTTGGGGACAACCTTGGTATTCTTAATGATGTTTATCGGTGTCATATTCGTGTCAGGAATCACCTGGTATATTATTTTACCTGCATTCCTATCATTTGCAGTTATCGCCTTAATATTGATTATCTTGGTAGTCTATCAACGGGATTTACTATATGCATTAGGCTTCCAAGACTACCAATTTGCCCGTATCGATTCATGGTTAAATCCATTCGGTAATTCGGCCAATGAATCTTACCAGTTAGCGCAAAGTTTGAAGGCAATAGGTTCGGGAGGCCTTCTTGGAAAAGGGCTTGGTCAATTCCAAGTTCACGTCCCAGTTCGAGAGTCGGATATGATTTTCTCTACTATCGGTGAAAACTTTGGTTTCCTAGGGTCAAGTTTTGTCGTCTTATTATACTTCATCTTAATATTCCAAATGATTTCAGTGGCCTTTAGAGCCCACGACGCCTTCTATGCGTCAATGGTTTCAGGGGTAGTCATGATGTTCACCTTCCATATCGTCGAAAATATTGGGATGTCTATCGGGCTTTTACCGCTGACAGGTATTCCATTACCGCTAATTTCGGCGGGTGGTACTGCCTTACTCACGAGTATGCTAAGTATTGGTTTAATATTGTCAATCAAATACAATGAGGGCTTGGATGATGAGCACTTAAGCAAGAATCCGGTTGTGAAAGCCATTCGCTGGGTCAACCGTTTAATCCCACAAAATTTGATTGATAAACTAACCTAA
- a CDS encoding YihY/virulence factor BrkB family protein gives MKEKLKDRIIPMTLASVNQANIAGSAAEMSYYFLLSLFPLLMMIANIIPMLPFDPDSVVGLLETLLPDQVEPIIVPTLESYLSSDTTGALSVSFILILWSGSTAFGTVQNILNRTYGITDKPNFIISRLFSFAIAFVLVIFAVALSVLFVFGQTLLEAVNQFIDVPMQLFDIFTSVKWPILLLVLILVFTFIYQFIPHHKYPLKFAVPGAVVATLLSAVLSSGFSFYVNNFGGSSVSNGTIGVFIVLMIYLWLTSIVLIVGAMINHIIYRLNNVEEFIDSSPNYHTTTSAGFPFMDKKTIAIGTLKRQPGDIVISNNPARPQGNRD, from the coding sequence GTGAAAGAAAAATTGAAAGATCGAATTATTCCAATGACCTTAGCCTCGGTTAATCAGGCAAATATTGCTGGTAGTGCTGCAGAAATGTCCTATTACTTTCTACTATCTCTGTTCCCGCTATTGATGATGATTGCCAACATTATACCGATGTTACCATTTGATCCAGATTCAGTTGTTGGATTACTTGAAACGTTATTACCTGACCAAGTGGAGCCTATAATTGTGCCTACATTGGAGTCTTACCTATCATCAGATACAACTGGTGCGCTTTCTGTTTCCTTCATATTGATTCTATGGTCTGGATCTACGGCTTTTGGAACCGTACAAAATATTTTAAACAGGACCTATGGCATTACAGATAAACCGAATTTTATTATTTCGCGCTTATTCTCCTTCGCCATTGCCTTCGTTTTAGTTATATTTGCTGTGGCATTAAGTGTCCTGTTCGTATTTGGACAAACACTTTTAGAAGCAGTAAACCAATTCATAGACGTGCCAATGCAATTGTTTGATATTTTTACCAGTGTAAAATGGCCAATTCTATTGCTTGTTTTGATTCTGGTATTTACTTTTATTTACCAATTTATTCCACATCACAAGTATCCGCTTAAGTTCGCGGTACCAGGAGCGGTTGTAGCGACACTGCTTTCAGCTGTTCTGTCGAGTGGATTTTCATTCTATGTGAATAATTTTGGTGGTTCATCAGTTTCAAACGGGACTATCGGGGTATTCATTGTATTAATGATCTACCTTTGGTTAACATCAATCGTGTTAATTGTAGGTGCCATGATTAACCATATTATCTACCGTTTAAACAATGTGGAAGAATTTATCGATTCAAGTCCAAACTACCATACAACAACCTCTGCGGGTTTCCCTTTTATGGATAAAAAGACAATCGCAATAGGTACATTAAAGCGTCAACCAGGAGATATCGTTATTTCGAATAATCCTGCACGACCACAAGGAAATAGAGATTAA
- the hflX gene encoding GTPase HflX: MQKVLLAAVQTPDTSDRQFDMQIEELEELVNTAGGEVVGLVSQKRERFDARTLIGKGKVEELAMHADANEADLIIFYQQLTPSQNNNLQQAVDFPVIDRIQLILDIFAMRATSKEGKLQVALAQNEYLLPRLAGNYNALSRLGGGIGTRGPGETKIEQDRRVLRNEIQRIKGELKEVEKHRSRTRENREKGAIFQLGLIGYTNAGKSTITNALSQADTLEENQLFATLTPLTRVFSLNNHFQMSITDTVGFIQDLPPQIIDSFHSTLEESRQVDLMLIVIDASSPYASEQEAVVLDTLKQLDMLDIPHLFVYNKMDKVANTNQAILAFNQPNVQISAKSEESIEELLAAIVNELKDQYDEVEIAVSPSQIGNWLGLQDHIYFEKMEFDEVSQQYELHLFKPKYLQLPKSE; this comes from the coding sequence ATGCAAAAAGTTTTATTAGCAGCAGTTCAGACACCTGACACCAGTGACCGACAATTTGATATGCAAATTGAAGAGTTAGAGGAGTTAGTGAATACGGCAGGGGGAGAAGTGGTTGGGCTCGTTTCACAAAAACGGGAAAGATTTGACGCCAGAACCCTAATTGGTAAGGGGAAAGTAGAAGAATTGGCCATGCATGCAGATGCAAATGAAGCTGATTTAATTATTTTCTATCAGCAATTAACGCCATCACAAAATAACAACCTACAACAAGCAGTAGATTTTCCAGTGATTGACCGAATTCAATTAATTTTGGATATTTTCGCTATGCGGGCAACATCAAAAGAAGGTAAATTACAGGTTGCCTTAGCACAGAACGAATACCTATTACCGCGTTTAGCAGGTAATTATAATGCCCTATCTAGACTTGGTGGGGGGATTGGGACGAGAGGTCCTGGTGAAACGAAAATTGAGCAAGACCGTCGGGTTCTTCGTAACGAGATTCAACGCATCAAGGGTGAGTTGAAAGAAGTAGAGAAGCACCGTAGTCGGACTCGTGAGAACCGGGAAAAGGGCGCCATTTTCCAATTGGGCTTAATTGGCTATACCAATGCAGGCAAGTCAACAATTACAAACGCCTTGTCCCAAGCGGATACCTTGGAAGAAAACCAATTATTCGCCACCTTAACACCCCTAACACGGGTATTTTCACTCAACAATCATTTCCAAATGTCCATTACGGATACGGTAGGATTTATACAAGATTTACCACCACAAATTATCGATTCATTCCATTCAACCTTGGAAGAAAGTCGTCAGGTGGATTTGATGTTGATTGTGATCGACGCGTCATCACCGTATGCAAGCGAACAGGAAGCGGTCGTCCTAGATACCTTGAAGCAATTAGACATGCTGGATATCCCACATTTATTTGTTTATAACAAGATGGATAAAGTGGCAAATACCAACCAGGCGATCTTGGCCTTTAATCAGCCAAACGTGCAGATTAGTGCCAAGTCTGAAGAAAGCATTGAAGAACTGTTAGCAGCCATCGTCAATGAATTGAAAGACCAATATGATGAAGTTGAAATTGCTGTTTCACCGAGTCAAATCGGTAATTGGTTGGGACTGCAAGATCATATTTATTTTGAAAAGATGGAATTTGACGAAGTGTCTCAGCAATACGAATTGCATTTATTTAAACCCAAATATTTACAATTGCCTAAGTCTGAGTAA
- the miaA gene encoding tRNA (adenosine(37)-N6)-dimethylallyltransferase MiaA, with protein sequence MKPKMIVIAGPTGVGKTSLSLKLATAFNGEIINGDSMQIYQNLNIGTATPTESEQAVAVHHLVSYVRVDEEYSVSRFKEDATSAMEAILAKGKVPILVGGTGLYLESFIYDLTLGGKDLEHPEFRAQMEMLAQMEGNEAVYRKLVDLDPKAADQIHPNNLRRVIRALEVGTFSDRLFSDQSETHANHVSPYDLLIIALNTDRQVLYERINMRVDDMVNQGLIEETKWLLAQKLAEDQQSMKAIGYKELFPYIRGEMPLELALEDLKQNSRRYAKRQITWIRNRLTDAHWLDLVTHPENLQQVLKLAEDFLKATSLP encoded by the coding sequence ATGAAGCCTAAGATGATAGTAATAGCTGGGCCTACGGGTGTAGGTAAGACCAGTTTATCTTTAAAATTAGCCACAGCATTTAATGGTGAAATTATTAACGGTGATTCCATGCAAATCTACCAAAATTTAAATATTGGAACGGCGACCCCGACTGAAAGTGAGCAAGCTGTGGCAGTGCATCATTTAGTTTCCTATGTTAGAGTGGACGAAGAATATTCAGTTTCCCGCTTTAAAGAGGACGCTACGTCGGCTATGGAGGCGATTTTGGCAAAAGGAAAAGTCCCTATATTAGTTGGGGGAACGGGTTTATACCTAGAATCCTTTATATATGACTTAACCTTAGGTGGTAAAGATTTGGAACATCCTGAATTTCGTGCGCAAATGGAAATGTTGGCGCAAATGGAAGGAAATGAAGCAGTCTACCGGAAATTGGTTGACTTAGACCCTAAAGCAGCAGACCAAATTCACCCCAATAATTTACGTAGAGTCATTCGGGCTTTAGAAGTTGGGACTTTTTCGGACCGGCTGTTTTCAGACCAATCGGAAACGCATGCAAATCATGTGTCGCCTTATGATTTGTTGATTATCGCTTTAAATACGGACCGACAAGTCTTATACGAAAGAATCAATATGCGGGTCGATGATATGGTCAACCAAGGGCTTATTGAAGAAACGAAATGGTTGTTGGCACAAAAATTAGCTGAGGATCAACAATCAATGAAAGCTATCGGCTATAAGGAATTATTCCCTTATATTCGAGGTGAAATGCCACTTGAATTAGCGCTAGAAGATTTAAAGCAAAATTCAAGACGGTATGCCAAACGACAAATAACATGGATCAGAAATCGATTAACAGATGCGCATTGGCTAGATTTAGTGACGCATCCTGAGAATTTGCAGCAGGTATTAAAGCTAGCAGAAGATTTTTTGAAAGCGACTAGTTTGCCTTAA